From a region of the Vanessa atalanta chromosome 13, ilVanAtal1.2, whole genome shotgun sequence genome:
- the LOC125068093 gene encoding uncharacterized protein LOC125068093 → MESRSAPPSPDESGEAVFDSRCGRYPHQPSLQRAFASCRETGRPRPHHRHAASEPARPDDRVLTTAEVHDYPSSESGIAADCPHPHSSNADDSPCYDRSDYEGNSNYSLRHNFHHTIDCSKHRSELNCSHTPDYSHDDSDCDRGHSRSQTSRRPHRKHRREDGDEAQSLDERCARDLDEILPARLAAVNLSRDQPPQSWNRSNIAATMERFEPVDYSYAYYDHHLSMPSSSRKANRQRGRGGVPRDRSARHNFVTRYGTEENIYEEITDGSRTCPKHRYVPRQSLVSLDRSVVEEEVRRVESRHKRILGELNLSVEAMLMPECESPDSEVAEDRDNIEELLRVGPTDELLSPASCNPPDLDSGFSGSSSGASYVGSLRRKPTGSVPHLPAVAYGTRGAGVRILGADECNLRCPRDGASPRSSSCGDAKSSGFWNKKAWRKISGFSSSSSINKAGLTDEACRPSRAKSRTATIPYSYSNGKLVVPLDSLAQS, encoded by the exons ATGGAATCACGAAGTGCGCCGCCAAGCCCCGACGAATCAGGGGAGGCGGTGTTCGACTCACGGTGTGGACGATACCCTCACCAGCCTTCCCTACAGAGGGCCTTTGCAAGCTGTCGCGAGACCGGTCGACCTCGACCCCATCATCGTCATGCAGCATCCGAGCCAGCACGACCAGACGATCGTGTTCTTACCACAGCCGAAGTACACGACTATCCCTCATCAGAGTCAGGCATCGCTGCCGATTGTCCCCATCCACATTCGAGCAACGCCGACGACAGTCCGTGCTACGATCGATCAGATTACGAAGGAAATTCTAATTACAGTCTAAGGCACAACTTTCATCACACCATCGATTGCAGTAAACATAGATCTGAATTAAATTGTAGTCATACTCCAGATTACAGCCACGATGATTCGGATTGTGATAGAGGACATTCTCGTTCTCAAACATCTCGGCGACCACACCGAAAACATAGAAGAGAAGACGGAGATGAGGCACAATCTCTTGATGAACGTTGTGCCCGTGATCTTGATGAAATATTACCCGCAAGGCTTGCTGCAGTAAATCTATCAAGAGACCAGCCACCACAATCTTGGAACCGAAGTAATATTGCAGCTACAATGGAGCGGTTCGAACCCGTCGATTACTCGTATGCCTATTACGACCATCATTTATCAATGCCTTCATCGTCAAGGAAAGCAAATCGTCAACGCGGACGGGGTGGAGTCCCACGGGATCGATCCGCTCGACACAATTTTGTAACAAGATATGGCACTGAAGAAAACATTTACGAGGAAATAACAGATGGTTCTAGAACATGTCCGAAACATCGATATGTACCTCGGCAATCTTTAGTTTCACTTGATAGGAGCGTTGTTGAAGAGGAAGTACGCCGAGTAGAGTCAAGACATAAACGAATTTTGGGAGAATTGAATCTTAGTGTAGAAGCGATGTTAATGCCAGAGTGTGAATCACCTGATTCCGAAGTGGCAGAAGACCGTGATAATATAGAAGAATTATTAAGAGTTGGGCCCACAGATGAGTTATTATCACCCGCTAGCTGTAACCCCCCCGATTTGGATAGTGGTTTTAGTGGAAGCAGTAGTGGAGCAAGCTATGTCGGTAGCTTAAGAAGAAAACCTACAGGTTCAGTACCGCATCTGCCTGCAGTAGCTTATGGGACGCGAGGTGCTGGCGTTCGAATTTTAGGTGCGGATGAATGTAACTTGCGCTGTCCTAGAGATGGTGCATCGCCAAGAAGCTCTAGTTGTGGAGATGCAAAATCCAGTGGCTTTTGGAATAAAAAGGCTTGGAGAAAAATATCTGGATTCTCGAGCTCCAGTAGTATAAACAAAGCTGGCTTGAcag ATGAAGCATGTAGGCCAAGCAGAGCTAAATCCAGAACAGCTACTATACCATAcag ttaCTCCAACGGAAAACTGGTGGTGCCGTTGGATTCCCTAGCACAGAGCTGA